AAATCCCTAATCCCTTTTCGTGCAGTTACCCGCACGCTTCCCCCTTCAGGCGTGAATTTTATGGCATTGCTTAAAAGGTTGATCAACACCTGCTTGAGCTTTCTCTCATCCGCTATAATGCTGTCTAACTTTTCATCCATTTCAAGGGAAAGTTTTATCCTGTGCTTGAGGGCCTTTTCTCTAAAAAACAATAGGCTTGCATTAAGAAGGTCTCTGAGTGAAAACTCGCTTAACTCAAGTTCCATTCCCTTCGCTTCTATTTTACTCAAATCGAGGATATCGTTTATCAGGGACAGCAGATGTCTTCCGCTCTCGAGAATATCAGTTATATATTCCTTGTGTTTCTTATTTATCTCTCCGTAAATTCCATCTACCAGGGCCTCTGAAAATCCTATTACGGTATTCAGGGGCGTTCTAAGCTCATGTGACATGTTTGCAAGGAATTCGGATTTTGCCTGATTGGCTGCCTCTGCCATGGCCTTTGCTTCCTGAAGCTCTGCTGTCCTTTTACGAACCTCCTGCTCGAACTCTACTGCCATTTTATTGAAAGCATCCGAAAGCTCACCAATTTCGTCTCCGGTTTTCACCTCAACTCTCTTATCCAGATTGCCAGCGCCCAGGTCTCTGACACCCCGGACAAGTGTGGAAATTGGCTTAGTAATAAGACGGCTTAGAACCGTAACCAGGACGAGTGCCAGAGCTAAAACCAGAAGGTTGAAAAATACGCCTCTTCGGAATTCCTGCTGGGCTGGAGCATAGATTTCTGCGGTTGGAATACCTACCACCGCATACCAATTTATCGTGGAGGGAGAAGAAACCGCAGCCAGCCTCTGCGTGCCAAAATATTCTAACTCAAGGATTCCACTTTCTTTTCGAGTAATTTCCTGAAACCATGGCTCACCACCTACATCCTTTAAAACATAGGTCTCTGGTTCTATAGTGCTGGCAATAATAGTTCCTTTCCGGTCCATAAGAGTTACTGCCACATTTTGGATTAGCTGTAAGTGCTCAAAGATTTCCTGCACCCTTAGCAGGGAAATGCCTGCGCCGACCATGGCAATCTGGTTGCCTGAATAGTCCTTAACAGGATAGGCAGTGACAATCACGGGTTTGCGAGTTATGCGGCCAATCTGCACCTCGCTTATGGTGAATCTCCCTGTCTTCATCACCTCTTTAAAGTAGGAGCGGTCTCCCGCGTAAGTCGGCTTCTCCTGAGGTACTGCGGAGCAGCGAACGTAGCCCTCTTTGTCTATAACGAAAAAATTCTCATAGTATGGATACTGGGGCTTAAGCCTTGAAAAAAGGGCGCTGCACTTCTCCCACTCCTGATTCTTTACCTCTGGAATCTCTGAAAGAGTTGCGAGGATTTGCTCACCTTCATGGAGGAACGTATCCACTTCAGCAGAAACCATACGGGCCAGGTGCTGGGTAAATATCTGTGCCTGTTCTCTGGCATACAGGGCATTCCTGTACGTCTGATAGAGGTTAACGGTAAATAGAGGCACAATAATTGATAGGGCCAAAATTATTAATTTGGTCTTAATGCTCACCTTAAGCATTCTTTGATATTCCTATGCCTGTGTCTTCTACGCTGATTTCGACCATGTCAAAATTAGCGTCAGGGGTTGGGGATTAGTTTTTGTTCACTAACCCCTAATCCCAAATCCCTAATCCCCTTTCGTGCAGTTACATCAGGCGTAAACTTTATGGCATTGTTTTGCTTTTTAAAGCCCATTTATGAATTGAATTATAGAACCTTCATAATAAAGGAGGCAAGGAACTTCGTCAATAAACTTGACAAACACAACAAAGGAGCTATATTCTTTGTGTATTCCTTAAATAAAAATCTTTTCGCCACACGAATCAGCCGCCGTGACTGTCGTACCGACAGACGTGGCTGAAAAAAACATGGAGGTTGGCATGAAAAAGGTGAAATCATTCAATAAAAAACTGCTCTCTGAGAAGACAATTCAGGACCTCAGGCAAATGCTTAAAAAGGCAGGGATTACTGCCAAAAGGGAATGGAAAAAAGATGACATTATAAATGCCCTGATAAAAGCTGGCCAGAAAGCAGTAAAAGGTAAGCTAAAGGTTGCCGAAAAGAAAAAGAAGCCAGCTAAAAGAGTAGTAGCTAAGAAGGTGGTCGGGAAGAAAAAGCCTGCTAAAAAAATTGTAGCAAAAAAACCTGTAAAAAAAGCGACCAGGGAGAAAATAAGAGCCGTAAAGAAAGTAAAAGGATTGCCAGAAAAAGGGATTACGTCAATCCAGGAGAAAGCACCACCAACACCTCCTGAGCCTTGTATCTCAGAACCGAGTCGTACCGGCTTTATTCCACAACCTGAGGGAGAATTACCAAGAGAATACGGAGAGAACAGAATGGCCCTGCTCCCGAGGGACCCCAGGTGGCTCTTTACTTATTGGGAAGTAAGAGACGACACTCTGAAAGATTTTAATAAAAGATTACCGGGGGCCAATCTTGATTTGAGGGTTTATGATATTACAGGCACAGACATTGTCAGGCCAAACAGGTTTTTTGACATCGGAATCTATGAAAGGATTGGCAATTGGTACATAAATGTAGACCAGCCAAACATGGAGTATATTGCCGAGATAGGGCTTCTGGCCTCAGACGGTAGATTCCTCCCCATCATACGCTCAAACAGAGTCCTTACACCGAGAGATGAATTGGCTCCTGCCACTGAGGAAGAATTATGGATGACAAAAGAACTTTATAAGGTCACTTATGGTCTCGGTTCTGAAGAGTTTAAGGCGATTTCTGAAAAGCACTTCATCTCATCTTTTAAAGGCTGAGCATGGAAAAGGGCTATTTCTGTCTTGTACTTCATGCTCATCTCCCATATGTGAGGCATCCAGAGCATGACTATTTCCTTGAGGAGGACTGGCTTTATGAAGCTGTAACAG
The Nitrospirota bacterium DNA segment above includes these coding regions:
- a CDS encoding HAMP domain-containing protein, whose translation is MLKVSIKTKLIILALSIIVPLFTVNLYQTYRNALYAREQAQIFTQHLARMVSAEVDTFLHEGEQILATLSEIPEVKNQEWEKCSALFSRLKPQYPYYENFFVIDKEGYVRCSAVPQEKPTYAGDRSYFKEVMKTGRFTISEVQIGRITRKPVIVTAYPVKDYSGNQIAMVGAGISLLRVQEIFEHLQLIQNVAVTLMDRKGTIIASTIEPETYVLKDVGGEPWFQEITRKESGILELEYFGTQRLAAVSSPSTINWYAVVGIPTAEIYAPAQQEFRRGVFFNLLVLALALVLVTVLSRLITKPISTLVRGVRDLGAGNLDKRVEVKTGDEIGELSDAFNKMAVEFEQEVRKRTAELQEAKAMAEAANQAKSEFLANMSHELRTPLNTVIGFSEALVDGIYGEINKKHKEYITDILESGRHLLSLINDILDLSKIEAKGMELELSEFSLRDLLNASLLFFREKALKHRIKLSLEMDEKLDSIIADERKLKQVLINLLSNAIKFTPEGGSVRVTARKGIRD
- a CDS encoding DUF4912 domain-containing protein is translated as MKKVKSFNKKLLSEKTIQDLRQMLKKAGITAKREWKKDDIINALIKAGQKAVKGKLKVAEKKKKPAKRVVAKKVVGKKKPAKKIVAKKPVKKATREKIRAVKKVKGLPEKGITSIQEKAPPTPPEPCISEPSRTGFIPQPEGELPREYGENRMALLPRDPRWLFTYWEVRDDTLKDFNKRLPGANLDLRVYDITGTDIVRPNRFFDIGIYERIGNWYINVDQPNMEYIAEIGLLASDGRFLPIIRSNRVLTPRDELAPATEEELWMTKELYKVTYGLGSEEFKAISEKHFISSFKG